A genomic region of Oleidesulfovibrio alaskensis DSM 16109 contains the following coding sequences:
- a CDS encoding undecaprenyl-diphosphate phosphatase: protein LTEFLPVSSTGHLIITGYLLEYTGPKAESFQVAIQLGAILAVVFLYKERFAALFRFGTGHGRFSGLRGWYLLALTSAPASVLGLLTHSFIKEHLFGPVTVAWALAAGALYILAVEHKGEGTRYETLDDVSPALALGIGMFQCLALWPGFSRSAATIMGALLLGSRRRLAAEYSFVAAVPIMFAATGYDMYKSYSLFSPADVPFWAVGMLVSFASAWAAVKGFIHLVGRVTFRPFAWYRLALAPVVLLFWS from the coding sequence CTGACAGAATTTTTGCCAGTATCTTCAACGGGGCACCTGATCATTACGGGCTACCTGCTCGAATATACCGGCCCCAAGGCGGAATCGTTTCAGGTCGCCATACAGCTTGGAGCCATTCTGGCCGTCGTGTTTCTTTATAAGGAACGCTTTGCCGCCCTGTTTCGCTTCGGTACCGGTCACGGGCGGTTTTCCGGATTGCGGGGGTGGTACCTGCTTGCTCTTACCTCTGCCCCGGCCAGCGTGCTGGGCCTTTTGACACACAGCTTTATCAAGGAGCATCTTTTCGGGCCGGTCACTGTGGCATGGGCGCTGGCTGCAGGGGCGCTGTACATTCTGGCTGTTGAGCACAAAGGTGAAGGAACCCGTTACGAAACGCTGGATGATGTTTCTCCCGCGCTGGCTCTGGGAATAGGCATGTTCCAGTGCCTTGCTTTGTGGCCGGGGTTCTCACGGTCGGCGGCAACCATCATGGGGGCTCTGCTGCTGGGCAGCCGGCGCCGGCTTGCTGCGGAGTATTCGTTTGTCGCCGCTGTACCCATCATGTTTGCCGCCACAGGGTACGATATGTACAAATCTTATTCTCTCTTCTCTCCTGCGGACGTTCCTTTCTGGGCTGTGGGGATGCTGGTGTCTTTTGCTTCGGCATGGGCGGCGGTCAAAGGCTTTATCCATCTTGTGGGGCGGGTCACATTCCGTCCTTTTGCCTGGTACCGGCTTGCGCTTGCCCCCGTCGTGCTTCTTTTTTGGAGCTGA